The Primulina eburnea isolate SZY01 chromosome 8, ASM2296580v1, whole genome shotgun sequence genome contains a region encoding:
- the LOC140839505 gene encoding uncharacterized protein: protein MSNGDVRRVSVQDIQLVQNLIERCLQLYMNQGEVVSTLLQQAKIEPGFTELVWQKLEAENQDFFKAYHMRLIIKDQILRFNQLLERQVELMSQICATGAPCIPPSNGSHVQSMYQAPQPTGLSIKPENMLQAISVVPNAYTNGAPTMQPCMQVAVNMIGDTGRIDVTSNTMSIHGSNTVMLRGMNGGIIKSEVGYGGDSPFMFGSESNLLESRTVIGEASVPHFDGVEPSSHALNETMLDPEMNTFGFLGQIPRNFSLSDLTADFSNSTDILENYSKSPFLGNDANFMGQRLRDDQQDIRRLDTISEGLSYEDFGSE from the exons TGAAGTTGTGAGTACCCTGCTACAGCAGGCAAAAATTGAGCCCGGTTTCACCGAACTTG TGTGGCAGAAACTTGAAGCAGAAAATCAGGATTTTTTCAAGGCATATCATATGAGGCTGATAATTAAGGACCAGATATTAAGATTCAATCAACTGCTGGAAAGACAAGTTGAACTAATGAGCCAAATTTGTGCAACTGGAGCTCCTTGTATTCCTCCATCTAATGGATCTCATGTTCAATCAA TGTACCAAGCCCCACAACCTACTGGATTATCTATAAAGCCAGAAAACATGCTCCAAGCAATTAGTGTCGTACCTAATGCTTACACTAATGGGGCACCAACCATGCAACCATGCATGCAAGTTGCTGTCAATATGATCGGTGATACTGGAAGAATTGATGTGACATCAAACACGATGTCGATCCATGGCTCAAACACGGTAATGTTGCGAGGCATGAATGGGGGGATAATCAAATCAGAAGTTGGCTATGGAGGTGATTCCCCGTTTATGTTTGGTTCGGAGAGCAATCTTCTTGAATCTCGCACTGTGATAGGAGAAGCATCGGTTCCTCACTTTGATGGTGTAGAGCCCAGTTCACACGCTCTGAATGAGACTATGTTAGACCCAGAGATGAATACATTTGGATTCTTGGGGCAAATCCCCCGGAACTTCAGTTTATCGGACCTGACAGCTGATTTTTCTAACAGTACTG ATATACTGGAAAACTATTCGAAATCTCCATTTCTGGGAAACGATGCAAATTTCATGGGCCAACGTCTCAGGGATGACCAGCAAG ACATAAGGAGGTTGGACACCATATCAGAGGGTTTAAGCTACGAAGATTTTGGCAGTGAATAA